One genomic segment of Oncorhynchus keta strain PuntledgeMale-10-30-2019 unplaced genomic scaffold, Oket_V2 Un_contig_6052_pilon_pilon, whole genome shotgun sequence includes these proteins:
- the LOC118381302 gene encoding serine/threonine-protein kinase 26-like codes for MKVLFLIPKSSPPSLGEDFSKSFKDFTDSCLNKDPVFRPSARELLKHKFIEKNCKRTSYLTELIDRLKRWKTEEHSDDDSSSDDDSESSNKEDSPSQPAWSFTTIRKKDKDGRKDQHSLSTVISPVFSELKSDHRDEQRRAIEELERNIRLTEDLCPGITDKMVATIMTRFRTLTPT; via the exons ATGAAAGTTCTCTTCCTGATCCCTAAGAGCAGTCCTCCGTCCCTCGGGGAAGACTTCTCTAAGAGTTTCAAAGATTTCACAGACTCCTGTCTCAATAAGGATCCAGTCTTC agaCCCTCAGCCAGAGAGTTGTTGAAACATAAGTTCATAGAGAAGAACTGTAAGAGGACTTCCTATCTGACTGAACTGATTGACAGGTTGAAGAGATGGAAGACTGAAGAACACAGCGATGACGACTCTAGCTCAGACGACGATAG TGAGTCCAGTAACAAGGAGGACAGTCCATCTCAACCCGCGTGGTCGTTCACCACCATACGGAAGAAAGATAAGGACGGCAGGAAG gacCAGCACAGTTTATCCACAGTCATCTCTCCAGTCTTCTCAGAG CTGAAGTCTGATCACAGGGATGAACAGAGACGTGCTATAGAGGAGTTGGAGAGAAACATCAGACTGACTGAAGACCTCTGTCCTGGAATCACAGACAAGATGGTCGCCACGATCATGACACGCTTCAGGAC